The following are encoded together in the Mycteria americana isolate JAX WOST 10 ecotype Jacksonville Zoo and Gardens chromosome 2, USCA_MyAme_1.0, whole genome shotgun sequence genome:
- the ARC gene encoding activity-regulated cytoskeleton-associated protein, translating into MQLDNVTNAGIHSFQGHRGVANKPNVILQIGKCRAEMLEHVRRTHRHLLSEVSKQVERELKGLQKSVGKLENNLEDHVPTDNQRWKKSIKACLARCQETIAHLERWVKREMNVWKEVFFRLEKWADRLESMGGKYCPGDHGKQTVSVGVGGPEIRPSEGEIYDYALDMSQMYALTPPPGEVPSIPQAHDSYQWVSVSEDAPASPVETQVFEDPREFLSHLEEYLKQVGGTEEYWLSQIQNHMNGPAKKWWEYKQDSVKNWVEFKKEFLQYSEGTLTRDAIKRELDLPQKEGEPLDQFLWRKRDLYQTLYVDADEEEIIQYVVGTLQPKLKRFLSYPLPKTLEQLIQRGKEVQGNMDHSEEPSPQRTPEIQSGDSVESVPPSTTASPMPSNGTQPEPPSPPATVI; encoded by the coding sequence ATGCAGCTGGATAATGTCACCAATGCAGGCATCCACTCCTTCCAGGGGCACCGTGGAGTGGCCAACAAGCCCAATGTGATCCTGCAGATAGGGAAATGCAGGGCAGAAATGTTGGAGCATGTCAGGAGGACCCACCGGCACCTCCTGTCTGAGGTCTCCAAGCAGGTGGAACGCGAGCTGAAAGGCTTGCAGAAATCAGTGGGGAAGTTAGAGAATAACTTAGAGGACCATGTCCCAACTGATAATCAAAGATGGAAGAAGTCCATCAAGGCCTGCCTGGCCAGGTGCCAGGAAACCATTGCCCATCTGGAGAGGTGGGTCAAGAGAGAGATGAATGTTTGGAAGGAGGTCTTTTTCCgtctggagaagtgggcagaCCGTCTGGAGTCCATGGGAGGCAAATATTGTCCTGGGGACCATGGCAAGCAGACTGTGTCCGTTGGGGTGGGAGGCCCAGAGATAAGGCCAAGTGAGGGGGAGATTTATGACTATGCCCTTGATATGAGCCAAATGTATGCGCTGACCCCTCCTCCTGGGGAGGTGCCCAGCATCCCCCAGGCCCATGATTCCTACCAGTGGGTCTCTGTGTCGGAGGAtgctccagcctccccagtgGAGACCCAGGTCTTTGAGGATCCCCGGGAGTTCTTGAGCCACTTGGAGGAATACTTAAAGCAGGTGGGTGGAACAGAGGAGTACTGGCTGTCTCAGATCCAAAACCACATGAACGGCCCAGCTAAAAAGTGGTGGGAATACAAGCAGGACTCTGTCAAGAACTGGGTCGAGTTCAAGAAGGAGTTCCTGCAGTACAGCGAGGGGACTCTGACTAGGGATGCTATCAAAAGGGAGCTGGATTTGCCCCAGAAAGAGGGGGAGCCCCTGGACCAGTTCCTTTGGCGCAAGAGAGACTTGTACCAGACCCTCTATGTTGATGCAGATGAGGAGGAAATTATCCAGTATGTGGTAGGCACCCTCCAGCCCAAACTGAAGCGCTTCTTGAGTTACCCCTTGCCCAAGACCTTAGAGCAGCTGATCCAAAGAGGGAAGGAAGTCCAAGGCAACATGGACCACTCTGAGGAGCCCAGCCCACAGAGGACCCCTGAGATTCAATCAGGAGATTCTGTGGAGAGCGTGCCTCCCTCAACCACTGCCAGTCCCATGCCGAGCAATGGGACTCAACCTGAGCCCCCTAGCCCACCAGCTACTGTCATATGA